A region of Allocoleopsis franciscana PCC 7113 DNA encodes the following proteins:
- a CDS encoding glycosyltransferase family 4 protein, whose protein sequence is MKILHVCAVGFTVKNLLKPQINYFLSKGLSVEVACSPGLEVEQLQQQGYIIHTIQTERRIDPVSNLSSVYQLAQLMRERHYDLVHVHTPIAAVLGRIAAKLAGVKRIIYTAHGFPFHDQSSKSQYRFYFNVEKFSALLTDLILSQSYEDVIKAQKSGLCPPEKIRYLGNGVDIDRFNRDRLNTAEQAQLRASLGIPNTANLIVGTIGRLTRKKGSEYLIEAAAKLLTQFPNLHILVIGGQLNTDPEPFQLELVERIQKLGIENHVTLTGYREDTPELLGLLDIFTLPTFTHEGLPRSILEAMSMSLPVVATDIRGCREAIVHEETGLIIPPQNSEKLAEALSKLLSNQDLRQAYGKAGRKRVEAEYDERIVFERLQTAYKDLDVWPK, encoded by the coding sequence ATGAAAATTTTACATGTTTGTGCAGTTGGATTTACGGTTAAAAATCTCCTAAAGCCTCAAATTAATTACTTCCTATCCAAAGGTCTTTCGGTTGAAGTTGCTTGTTCTCCTGGGTTAGAAGTTGAGCAACTACAACAACAGGGATACATCATCCACACAATTCAGACTGAGCGGCGAATTGACCCCGTTTCTAATCTATCAAGCGTCTATCAGTTAGCACAACTGATGCGAGAACGTCACTATGATCTAGTCCACGTTCATACCCCAATTGCTGCTGTTTTAGGTCGTATTGCGGCTAAACTTGCTGGCGTCAAGCGTATTATATACACAGCACATGGCTTTCCCTTTCACGATCAGTCCTCAAAAAGCCAATATCGCTTTTACTTTAATGTCGAGAAATTCAGCGCCCTGTTGACTGACTTAATTCTGAGTCAGAGTTATGAAGATGTTATTAAAGCTCAGAAATCTGGACTCTGTCCTCCTGAGAAAATACGTTACCTTGGCAACGGCGTAGATATTGATCGCTTTAACCGTGATCGCCTCAACACTGCTGAACAAGCTCAACTACGTGCATCCTTGGGTATCCCCAATACAGCGAATTTGATTGTTGGCACAATTGGACGCCTAACTCGTAAAAAAGGCAGTGAATACCTTATTGAAGCTGCTGCGAAACTATTAACTCAGTTCCCCAACCTTCATATTTTGGTAATTGGGGGTCAGCTGAACACAGACCCTGAGCCATTTCAACTAGAACTAGTTGAACGAATTCAAAAACTCGGAATTGAAAACCATGTCACACTCACAGGTTACCGCGAAGACACGCCAGAACTTTTGGGCTTACTAGACATCTTCACACTGCCCACTTTTACTCATGAAGGACTACCCCGCTCTATCTTGGAAGCGATGTCGATGAGTTTGCCTGTTGTCGCGACAGATATTCGAGGTTGTCGAGAAGCAATTGTCCATGAAGAAACTGGCTTAATTATCCCCCCTCAAAACAGTGAAAAGTTAGCAGAGGCTTTATCAAAGCTGCTATCGAACCAGGATCTGCGACAAGCTTATGGTAAAGCTGGACGCAAGCGTGTTGAAGCTGAATATGATGAGCGTATTGTCTTTGAGCGTCTGCAAACTGCTTATAAAGATTTGGATGTATGGCCAAAATAA
- a CDS encoding NAD-dependent epimerase/dehydratase family protein has translation MAKINVVLTGGTGLTGTLLLNHLANTSPGTEIHCLVRPTSDRTPLQHLNLNLSYLTGDSSTSETWDEILSQYTPETIIHIASIRHIPVILNSLKTARQNPQLIVVGTTGVYSKYNQYSQDYKGIEEQLAQYPGSHCLLRPTMIYGSHRDKNLHKLIKFCDRYGFFPVFGSGHCLVQPIHADDLAKAILAVWQRPAIHGTYDLSGGSIVTFRELLAIVEKHLGKPVRPIYFPLNAGVWAATLAEKILGAKSPVRREQILRLQEDKAYPHEAAQHDLDFFPRSLETGLQQEVELLRSEGII, from the coding sequence ATGGCCAAAATAAACGTAGTACTCACAGGTGGAACAGGTTTAACAGGGACTCTGCTCCTCAACCATCTGGCTAACACTAGCCCTGGTACAGAGATTCATTGCCTCGTGCGTCCTACTAGCGATCGCACCCCTCTACAACATCTCAACCTCAATCTCAGCTACTTGACTGGAGATAGTTCAACCAGCGAAACCTGGGATGAAATTCTATCTCAGTACACACCCGAAACGATTATTCACATCGCCTCAATTCGCCATATTCCTGTTATTCTCAACAGCCTGAAAACAGCTAGGCAGAATCCCCAATTAATAGTAGTCGGTACCACGGGCGTTTATTCCAAATACAATCAATATTCTCAGGATTACAAAGGCATTGAAGAGCAGCTAGCTCAGTATCCAGGTTCCCACTGTCTCCTGCGTCCGACCATGATTTATGGTTCCCACCGCGACAAGAACCTACACAAACTGATTAAATTTTGCGATCGCTACGGCTTTTTTCCTGTTTTTGGTTCAGGTCATTGCCTTGTACAACCCATTCATGCCGATGACTTAGCCAAAGCAATTCTTGCGGTTTGGCAGCGCCCAGCCATTCACGGGACATATGACCTTTCTGGTGGTAGCATTGTCACATTCCGAGAGCTTCTAGCTATTGTGGAGAAACATCTGGGCAAACCAGTACGTCCTATCTACTTTCCTCTAAACGCGGGAGTCTGGGCGGCGACCCTTGCGGAGAAAATTCTTGGGGCTAAATCACCCGTGCGACGGGAACAAATTCTTCGCCTGCAAGAAGACAAAGCTTATCCTCATGAGGCGGCTCAACACGACCTAGACTTTTTTCCCCGTTCGCTTGAAACTGGACTCCAGCAAGAAGTAGAACTGCTGCGAAGCGAAGGAATTATTTAG
- a CDS encoding class I SAM-dependent methyltransferase has protein sequence MLVKQFLPWWSKIAAKLLLSRLPIKYQFWKKLALFEHGYMDRPSYAYEVFKQHFDRVEGLKEGFVSLELGPGDSLVSAMLSRAFGCSASYLVDVGAFANRDLQLYRNMSSFLADKGLPTIRADKFKSIEEMLVACGADYKTSGLLSLREIPEQSVDFIWSSAVLEHIRRADFLETMRELRRIIRSSGVCSHQIDLRDHLGGALNNLRFSEKTWESDFMAQSGFYTNRIRYSEMLVLFQKAGFSVEVMHVNRWNSPPTPKEKLHKIFQNLPEEELCVLDFSVILKPV, from the coding sequence ATGCTCGTCAAGCAATTCCTTCCTTGGTGGAGTAAAATCGCCGCTAAATTGTTGCTATCTCGTTTACCAATTAAGTACCAGTTTTGGAAGAAATTAGCATTATTTGAACATGGCTATATGGATCGGCCTAGTTATGCTTATGAGGTATTCAAACAACACTTTGACCGAGTTGAAGGCTTAAAAGAAGGATTTGTAAGCTTAGAACTCGGACCGGGTGACTCTCTTGTTTCAGCTATGCTCAGTCGAGCTTTTGGTTGCTCTGCCTCATATCTTGTCGATGTCGGAGCATTTGCCAATAGAGATTTGCAGCTATATCGAAATATGTCAAGTTTTCTGGCGGACAAAGGGCTACCAACCATTAGGGCAGATAAGTTCAAGTCTATAGAAGAGATGCTTGTTGCTTGTGGTGCAGATTACAAAACTTCGGGGTTGTTATCGCTGCGAGAGATTCCCGAACAATCGGTAGATTTTATATGGTCTAGTGCCGTTCTCGAACATATTAGACGGGCAGATTTTCTTGAGACTATGCGAGAACTGCGTCGGATAATTCGGAGCAGTGGAGTATGTTCGCACCAAATAGACTTGAGAGACCATTTAGGCGGAGCGCTCAACAATCTTAGATTTTCTGAGAAAACTTGGGAATCTGATTTTATGGCACAATCTGGTTTTTATACAAACAGGATTCGTTACTCAGAAATGCTTGTTCTGTTTCAAAAAGCGGGCTTTAGTGTAGAGGTTATGCACGTCAATCGGTGGAATAGTCCGCCAACGCCAAAAGAAAAATTGCATAAAATCTTTCAAAATCTTCCTGAAGAAGAACTTTGTGTCTTAGACTTTAGTGTAATATTAAAACCTGTGTAA